One Myxosarcina sp. GI1 genomic window carries:
- a CDS encoding glycosyltransferase family 39 protein — protein MAIQTNKKINRDCLWWVGLLIAALILYGYNSGSLPLRDWDEGTVAMVAXEIWRSPLGSNIWLYPMLQEQPYWNKPPLIHWLIAVSYSWFGVNEWSTRLAPSVISAFSVPLLYGIAREVFKFRLEAICSALVYLTLLPMVRHGRLAMLDGAIACWFCLTIWSLLRGRRQPPFYLGVGIGLCLICLTKGAILGILLGVIAVLFVVWEQRSLLKSSYFWLAICLGLLPAIVWYCLQYWHYGAAFINNNLGNQSLNRIWSDVENNGQAPWYYLLEISKYTLPWLLFLPGGIKLAIKNHRTTWARLALVWGGVYLLAVSFMSTKLPWYVIPIYPAFSLLVGANLAKIRRSIGKNLVYWQIIAFGILALLNFIASIFYFRSDSGDRLLGVIFIELTIAFLTVAMLLSLKSRYFFVVLVGSWYFALLLFFHSSHWIWELAEDYPVKPVAAMVARHTLPEQVIYVRSEIYRPSLAFYSDRHLVTVSEEEMRQLWLNEPTIYALVPQNSDRQLLLDLNKVEVLNTALKWQLITKNKDFRQINSQ, from the coding sequence GTGGCTATCCAGACGAATAAAAAAATTAATCGCGATTGCCTATGGTGGGTAGGTTTACTCATCGCCGCTCTAATTCTTTATGGATACAATTCAGGCTCTTTGCCCCTGAGAGATTGGGATGAAGGTACGGTAGCGATGGTGGCTCSCGAAATCTGGCGATCGCCTCTAGGTAGCAATATCTGGCTCTATCCTATGCTTCAGGAGCAACCTTACTGGAACAAACCGCCGTTAATTCACTGGTTAATTGCCGTTTCCTATAGTTGGTTTGGAGTTAACGAATGGAGTACGAGATTAGCACCTTCGGTAATTTCGGCGTTTTCCGTACCGTTACTCTATGGCATTGCTAGAGAAGTTTTTAAGTTTCGCCTTGAGGCAATTTGCTCGGCGTTGGTTTATTTAACTTTACTTCCTATGGTGCGTCATGGCAGATTGGCAATGTTGGATGGTGCGATCGCCTGTTGGTTTTGTCTGACTATCTGGAGTTTGTTACGGGGCAGAAGACAGCCCCCTTTTTATTTAGGCGTTGGCATAGGACTATGTTTAATTTGCCTGACTAAAGGCGCGATTTTAGGAATACTGTTGGGAGTAATTGCAGTTTTATTTGTTGTCTGGGAACAGCGCAGTCTTCTTAAAAGCAGTTATTTTTGGCTGGCGATTTGCTTGGGACTATTACCTGCCATAGTTTGGTATTGTTTGCAATATTGGCATTATGGCGCGGCTTTTATTAACAATAATTTGGGCAACCAAAGTTTAAATCGTATATGGTCTGATGTGGAAAACAACGGACAAGCACCTTGGTATTATCTGCTAGAAATTTCTAAATATACTTTACCCTGGCTGCTATTTTTACCTGGAGGAATCAAATTAGCTATCAAGAATCATCGTACTACTTGGGCTAGGTTGGCATTAGTTTGGGGAGGCGTTTATTTACTGGCAGTCTCTTTTATGTCTACCAAGCTTCCCTGGTACGTTATTCCTATCTATCCTGCCTTTTCCCTTCTAGTTGGAGCTAATTTAGCAAAAATTCGGCGATCGATTGGTAAAAATTTAGTTTATTGGCAAATAATAGCTTTTGGCATACTAGCATTGCTGAACTTTATTGCCAGTATTTTTTATTTTCGCTCTGACTCTGGCGATCGCTTACTAGGAGTTATTTTTATCGAACTGACGATCGCATTTTTAACGGTAGCGATGTTACTTAGTTTGAAATCTCGTTATTTTTTCGTGGTTTTAGTTGGTAGTTGGTACTTTGCGTTACTATTATTTTTCCACTCTTCTCATTGGATTTGGGAACTTGCTGAAGATTATCCCGTCAAACCAGTAGCAGCTATGGTCGCTCGACATACCTTACCAGAGCAAGTTATTTATGTCCGCTCTGAAATTTATCGTCCTTCCCTGGCATTTTACAGCGATCGACATTTAGTTACTGTTTCCGAGGAGGAAATGAGGCAGCTTTGGCTGAATGAGCCCACAATTTACGCTCTCGTACCTCAAAACAGCGATCGCCAGCTACTGTTAGATTTAAATAAAGTTGAAGTTTTAAATACTGCTTTAAAATGGCAATTAATAACTAAAAATAAAGATTTTCGCCAAATCAATTCTCAATAG
- a CDS encoding single-stranded DNA-binding protein, which yields MGLNVVNLVGRAGAEPEIIHFQSGSMLCKLPLAVDRRSRNNDKPDWFNLEIWGKTAEIAGNYVRKGKLIGIQGSLKIDTWADRNNSSIQRSRPVIRVDRLELLGSKNDSDSGMVSGYPDE from the coding sequence ATGGGTCTTAATGTCGTCAATTTAGTCGGTCGTGCTGGTGCCGAACCAGAAATCATCCACTTTCAGTCGGGATCGATGTTGTGTAAATTGCCTCTGGCAGTAGATCGCCGCAGCCGCAACAACGATAAACCAGACTGGTTTAACTTAGAAATTTGGGGTAAAACCGCAGAAATAGCGGGTAACTATGTCCGTAAGGGCAAATTAATTGGCATTCAGGGATCTTTAAAAATAGATACTTGGGCAGACCGCAATAATAGCAGCATCCAGCGTTCTCGCCCCGTGATTAGAGTCGATCGCCTGGAACTTTTAGGCTCGAAAAATGATAGCGATTCTGGCATGGTTAGTGGCTATCCAGACGAATAA